The following coding sequences lie in one Melopsittacus undulatus isolate bMelUnd1 chromosome 9, bMelUnd1.mat.Z, whole genome shotgun sequence genomic window:
- the ALAS1 gene encoding 5-aminolevulinate synthase, non-specific, mitochondrial, which yields MEAVVRRCPFLARVSQAFLQKAGPSLLLYAQHCPRMMEAAPRTLATSAARGQQAEEETSAARREAKNAKEVAQQNTGGAQLPTGHPVAGASQGSATKCPFLAAQMNHKNSNVFCKASLELQEDVQDMQMDRKGTEFAKIPAASTVRNTETEGKEQSGLLKKFKDIVLKQRPESVSHLLQDNLPKSISTFQYDQFFEKKIDEKKKDHTYRVFKTVNRKAQIFPMADDYTDSLITKKEVSVWCSNDYLGMSRHPRVCGAVMDTLKQHGAGAGGTRNISGTSKFHVDLEKELADLHGKDAALLFSSCFVANDSTLFTLAKMLPGCEIYSDAGNHASMIQGIRNSRVPKHIFRHNDVNHLRELLKKSDPSTPKIVAFETVHSMDGAVCPLEELCDVAHEHGAITFVDEVHAVGLYGSRGGGIGDRDGIMHKMDIISGTLGKAFGCVGGYISSTSSLIDTVRSYAAGFIFTTSLPPMLLAGALESVRTLKSAEGQVLRRQHQRNVKLMRQMLMDAGLPVVHCPSHIIPVRVADAAKNTEICDKLMSQHSIYVQAINYPTVPRGEELLRIAPTPHHTPQMMNYFLEKLLATWKDVGLELKPHSSAECNFCRRPLHFEVMSERERSYFSGMSKLVSVSA from the exons ATGGAAGCGGTGGTGCGGCGCTGCCCGTTCCTGGCCCGGGTCTCTCAGGCCTTCCTGCAGAAGGCCGGgccctccctgctcctgtaCGCACAGCACTGCCCCCGCATGATGGAGGCCGCCCCCCGCACCCTGGCCACGTCCGCTGCCCGCGGACAGCAGGCGGAGGAGGAGACCTCCGCAGCCCGCAGGG AGGCCAAAAATGCCAAAGAAGTGGCCCAGCAGAATACAGGTGGAGCTCAGCTACCCACTGGCCACCCTGTTGCTGGAGCTAGCCAGGGCTCTGCTACAAAATGCCCATTCCTGGCGGCTCAGATGAATCACAAGAACAGTAATGTTTTCTGCAAAGCCAGCCTAGAGCTCCAGGAAGATGTGCAGGACATGCAGATGGACAGGAAAG GTACAGAATTTGCCAAAATACCAGCTGCTTCCACAGTGAGGAACACTGAGactgaaggaaaagagcagagtGGCTTGCTCAAGAAGTTTAAGGATATTGTGCTGAAGCAAAGACCAGAAAGTGTGTCTCATCTGCTTCAGGATAACTTGCCAAAAT CCATATCCACCTTCCAGTATGATCAGTTCTTTGAGAAAAAGATAGATGAAAAGAAGAAGGATCATACCTACCGAGTGTTCAAAACAGTGAACCGAAAGGCACAGATCTTTCCCATGGCAGATGACTACACTGATTCTCTGATCACCAAGAAAGAGGTGTCTGTCTGGTGCAGCAATGATTACCTGGGGATGAGTCGTCACCCTCGTGTGTGTGGAGCAGTTAT GGATACACTGAAACAAcatggtgctggagcaggaggcacaagaaatatttcaggaaCAAGTAAATTTCATGTTGATTTAGAAAAAGAACTAGCTGATCTTCATGGAAAAGATGCAGCGCTGTTGTTCTCATCATGCTTTGTAGCCAATGATTCCACTCTCTTCACTCTAGCTAAAATGCTGCCAG GCTGTGAGATCTACTCTGATGCTGGAAACCATGCCTCCATGATCCAGGGGATCCGAAACAGCAGGGTGCCAAAACACATATTTCGCCATAATGATGTCAACCATCTTCGAGAGCTATTGAAGAAATCTGATCCATCTACCCCAAAAATTGTTGCATTTGAAACTGTTCACTCAATGGATG GTGCAGTCTGTCCTCTGGAAGAGCTGTGTGATGTGGCCCATGAGCATGGGGCAATCACTTTTGTGGATGAAGTGCATGCTGTGGGGTTGTATGGATCTCGAGGTGGTGGTATAGGAGACCGAGATGGAATCATGCACAAGATGGACATCATCTCTGGAACGCTCG GCAAAGCATTTGGCTGTGTAGGAGGCTACATCTCCAGTACAAGTTCTCTGATAGACACTGTTCGTTCATATGCTGCTGGCTTTATCTTCACGACATCCCTGCCACCCATGCTCTTAGCTGGTGCCCTAGAATCTGTCCGAACTCTAAAGAGTGCAGAAGGACAAGTTCTGAGGCGCCAGCACCAACGCAATGTGAAGCTTATGAGACAGATGCTGATGGATGCAGGGCTCCCAGTGGTGCACTGCCCCAGCCACATCATTCCAGTGAGG GTTGCAGATGCTGCTAAAAATACAGAGATCTGTGACAAGCTGATGAGCCAGCACAGCATCTATGTTCAAGCAATCAACTACCCAACAGTTCCCCGTGGAGAAGAGCTACTGCGTATTGCCCCTACACCTCACCACACCCCTCAGATGatgaattattttcttg aaaagcttCTGGCTACATGGAAGGATGTTGGGCTGGAGCTGAAGCCACATTCGTCAGCTGAATGCAACTTCTGTAGAAGACCCCTACATTTTGAAGTGATGAGTGAACGGGAAAGATCCTACTTCAGTGGCATGAGCAAACTAGTATCTGTCAGTGCATGA